One genomic window of Limnothrix sp. FACHB-406 includes the following:
- a CDS encoding MGMT family protein translates to MTVYAQIYAVVQQIPPGKVATYGQVAELANLAGKARLVGYALARVAGDDRDIPWQRVVNARGEISYSPFRQGNDYLQRALLEREGVQFDAADRVNLRVYRWRPGEPDGHTSL, encoded by the coding sequence ATGACGGTTTATGCCCAAATTTATGCGGTGGTTCAGCAAATTCCCCCAGGCAAGGTGGCAACCTATGGGCAAGTGGCCGAGCTGGCCAACTTGGCGGGCAAGGCGCGGTTAGTGGGCTATGCCCTGGCACGGGTGGCGGGGGACGATCGAGACATTCCTTGGCAACGGGTCGTGAATGCGCGGGGGGAAATTTCCTACTCACCGTTTCGGCAGGGCAATGATTATTTGCAGCGGGCGTTGCTGGAACGGGAGGGGGTGCAGTTTGATGCAGCCGATCGGGTCAATTTGCGGGTCTATCGGTGGCGGCCGGGGGAGCCTGATGGGCACACTAGCCTTTAG
- a CDS encoding replicative DNA helicase codes for MSESLDFSTVSDRLPPQNIDAEESILGGILLDPEAMNRVAEILTPEAFYLSAHRTIFEAMRELHARGNPTDLLSVTTWLKDRDLLEKVGGSQKISQLLDRTVSAVNIDRYALLIADKYVRRQLISVGGDIAQLAFDNREELAKLLDRAEQRLFNITQSKAKNDLTSAEVILSEAFFELESRALESQMPGLSSGFYDLDAMTQGFQRSDLIIVAGRPSMGKTSFVMNAARNVAAIHNLPIAIFSLEMSKEQLMYRMLSSEAQIESNRLRSGRISENEWGRIGSAIQGLSNLKLYIDDTADISITEMRSKARRLQAERGGALGLIVIDYLQLMEGGGDNRVQELSKITRSLKALARELNVPILALSQLSRSVESRTNKRPMMSDLRESGCLTGDTLVLMADSGQRVPIRQLVGRKNFSVLALNPITWKLESKRVSHAFSTGIKPVFRLTTRLGRQIRATANHQFLTLDGWLRLDCLQQRMRIALPRQLAPNQTTTITQPEVALMGHLIGDGCTLPRHAIQYTTVDLDLATAVQKLAVQVFGDDIQARIKPERNWYQVYLSSATPLTHGVRNPVAEWLDQFGIFGLRSWEKYIPELMFRQDDLTIAKFLKHLWATDGSIHLLRGKNLRPLAYYSSSSWHLAEGVQTLLLRLGINARLKKISQKGKGRDQYHVVVTGHEDLCRFVQQVGAYGIRKQTALQSVCEYLDSHSANTNRDVIPSRVWSNQILAIISEFGMTQRQFQNALGTRYCGTALYQQNLSRERLNRIAEVLDSSSLKNLANSDVYWDEVVSIEPDGEEEVFDLTVPEHHNFVANNIIVHNSIEQDADLILMLYREEYYNPDTPDRGIAEVLLTKHRNGPTGTVRLLFDSQFTQFKNMAGGGGGRFQP; via the coding sequence ATGAGTGAGTCGCTTGATTTTTCGACCGTGAGCGATCGACTGCCGCCGCAAAATATTGACGCGGAAGAGTCGATCCTCGGCGGCATTTTGCTAGATCCGGAAGCGATGAACCGCGTTGCTGAAATTCTGACACCGGAGGCGTTTTATTTAAGTGCCCACCGCACCATTTTTGAAGCCATGCGTGAATTGCACGCCCGAGGCAATCCTACGGATTTGCTATCGGTGACCACTTGGTTGAAGGATCGAGATCTCTTAGAAAAAGTAGGCGGCTCACAAAAAATATCGCAACTGCTCGATCGCACCGTTAGCGCAGTCAATATTGATCGCTATGCCCTTTTGATTGCCGATAAATATGTGCGGCGACAGCTAATTTCCGTGGGCGGTGATATTGCGCAGTTGGCATTTGACAATAGGGAAGAGTTGGCAAAATTGCTCGATCGCGCAGAGCAGCGCCTGTTTAATATCACCCAATCCAAAGCCAAAAACGATTTGACTTCTGCGGAGGTGATTCTCTCGGAAGCATTCTTTGAGCTGGAAAGTCGGGCCCTGGAATCTCAGATGCCGGGACTGAGCAGCGGCTTCTATGATCTAGATGCGATGACTCAGGGATTCCAGCGATCGGATTTGATCATTGTGGCGGGTCGGCCCTCAATGGGCAAAACCAGTTTTGTGATGAATGCGGCTCGCAATGTGGCTGCAATTCATAACCTCCCGATCGCCATTTTTAGTCTAGAAATGTCGAAAGAGCAACTGATGTATCGGATGCTCTCCAGCGAAGCGCAAATTGAAAGCAATCGCCTGCGATCGGGACGGATTAGCGAAAACGAATGGGGGCGAATTGGGTCGGCCATTCAAGGTCTTTCTAATCTGAAGCTTTATATTGACGACACAGCGGATATTTCAATTACAGAAATGCGATCAAAAGCCCGTCGCCTGCAAGCGGAACGCGGCGGCGCATTGGGACTAATTGTGATTGATTACCTGCAATTGATGGAAGGAGGCGGTGATAACCGGGTACAGGAGTTGTCAAAAATTACCCGATCGCTCAAGGCCCTGGCTCGGGAATTAAATGTGCCAATCTTGGCCCTATCTCAGCTCAGTCGTAGCGTAGAATCACGAACAAATAAGCGACCAATGATGTCGGATCTGCGCGAGTCAGGTTGCTTAACCGGCGATACTTTGGTGCTCATGGCTGATAGCGGCCAGCGAGTACCCATTCGTCAACTTGTTGGACGAAAAAACTTCTCTGTACTGGCTTTAAATCCAATTACCTGGAAACTAGAGTCTAAGCGAGTTAGCCATGCTTTTTCAACAGGAATTAAACCGGTCTTCCGTTTAACCACTCGTCTGGGTCGTCAAATTCGTGCAACAGCTAACCACCAATTTCTAACTTTAGATGGCTGGCTGCGGCTCGATTGCTTGCAACAGCGCATGAGAATTGCTCTGCCGCGCCAGCTTGCCCCGAATCAAACTACGACTATCACACAGCCAGAAGTTGCCCTGATGGGTCATCTCATTGGTGATGGTTGTACTCTTCCGCGCCACGCGATTCAGTACACAACAGTGGATTTAGATTTGGCAACCGCTGTTCAAAAACTGGCGGTTCAAGTGTTTGGCGACGATATCCAAGCACGCATTAAACCTGAGCGAAACTGGTATCAAGTCTATTTATCATCTGCCACTCCTTTAACGCATGGTGTTCGGAATCCAGTAGCAGAGTGGCTAGATCAGTTTGGAATTTTTGGATTGCGGTCATGGGAAAAATACATCCCAGAGCTGATGTTTCGTCAGGATGATTTGACCATTGCCAAATTTCTGAAACACCTATGGGCTACCGACGGCTCGATTCATCTCCTGCGTGGGAAAAATCTACGCCCCCTTGCTTATTATTCTTCCAGCAGTTGGCACTTGGCAGAAGGCGTACAAACACTTCTGCTTAGACTAGGCATCAATGCAAGGCTCAAGAAAATTTCTCAGAAGGGTAAAGGGCGAGATCAATATCATGTGGTTGTTACAGGTCATGAAGATCTTTGCCGCTTTGTTCAACAAGTTGGAGCCTATGGCATTAGAAAACAAACTGCTCTACAGTCGGTTTGTGAATACCTTGATTCACATTCTGCGAATACCAATCGAGATGTCATTCCGTCTAGAGTTTGGTCAAACCAGATCTTGGCAATAATTTCTGAGTTTGGAATGACTCAGCGACAATTCCAAAATGCTTTGGGTACTCGATATTGTGGAACGGCACTTTATCAACAGAATCTCAGTCGTGAACGTTTGAATAGAATTGCAGAAGTTCTGGATTCGAGCAGCTTAAAAAATCTGGCTAATAGCGATGTCTATTGGGATGAAGTGGTTTCGATCGAGCCAGATGGAGAAGAAGAGGTTTTTGATTTAACAGTCCCAGAGCATCACAATTTCGTGGCAAATAACATCATTGTTCATAACAGTATTGAGCAAGATGCGGACTTAATCTTAATGCTTTATAGAGAAGAATATTATAACCCAGATACTCCCGATCGGGGAATTGCAGAAGTGTTGCTGACCAAGCACCGTAACGGCCCAACGGGCACAGTTCGTCTATTGTTTGATTCGCAGTTTACGCAATTTAAAAATATGGCTGGCGGCGGTGGTGGCCGCTTTCAGCCCTAG
- the rplI gene encoding 50S ribosomal protein L9, with protein MAKRVQVVLSKDVSKLGKTGDLVEVAPGYARNYLLPQGAAVNVTPGILKQVERRREAERQRKIEEKQRAEANKTALSTVGTLRIAKSVGEGDAIFGTVTTREVADKVKEYAGIDLDHRDMTLPEINKLGKYTVSLKLHPEVVATATIEVIAE; from the coding sequence ATGGCTAAGCGAGTTCAAGTAGTTCTGAGCAAAGACGTTAGCAAGCTGGGTAAGACCGGCGATTTGGTAGAAGTGGCTCCCGGTTATGCCCGCAACTACCTGCTGCCTCAGGGGGCAGCCGTTAACGTAACCCCTGGAATTTTGAAGCAAGTGGAGCGCCGCCGCGAGGCCGAGCGCCAACGCAAGATTGAAGAAAAACAACGCGCAGAAGCCAACAAAACGGCTCTGTCTACCGTGGGCACGCTGCGGATTGCCAAGTCGGTGGGCGAAGGCGATGCGATCTTTGGAACTGTGACCACCCGCGAAGTGGCTGACAAGGTGAAGGAATACGCCGGGATCGATTTGGATCACCGCGATATGACCTTGCCCGAAATTAACAAGCTGGGCAAGTACACGGTGTCGCTGAAGTTGCACCCGGAAGTGGTGGCAACGGCGACGATCGAAGTGATTGCCGAGTAG